The Culex pipiens pallens isolate TS chromosome 2, TS_CPP_V2, whole genome shotgun sequence DNA window ACTTGGTGCAGTGAAGatatttgtttgtattttgtgaCAAATAAAAGTTGTTGTGTTTTCGTTGTACATCTGCGTGTTTCACTGCATCGGCCAGCATCCGTAATTAACAGGTACATTTGATccaaatttctgtaattttatttttgatttcaaatttaatttctgaataaaaagttacgttcaaattagttttgagtgaatttcctatttgaaaaaaaaacacttttttcaaaaaatcttagctCTCCGGCAAAATGTTTGTCCGTACAactctatggctcaaaacaaacacaacaaaaatttaaagtttatttataccaattttgagacatttattttattttgttaaaaaaaatgtcaatttaagATCGACAACATAAATTTTCTGTgtgcttaaaaaaatcttctttcagCATTGATATTGATGttaaaaagtagaacttttcagtttacttgttttaaatagtaatacttttcagtattgttttgatttaaacgatgtATTGACTACATTGACCGGGTCAGGTGgttcagtggttagcgtggtagcctctaaaccccagtatggcctgggttcaatcccagacggacccggtggcatttttcgagacgagatttgcctgaccacgccttctatcggatggggaagtaaaacgtcggtccattagcgtaaaagaggttttgagtgactcaccacacataaccttcggacgcctagaaatgagcagaaacttgcaacagagaccacaaaagaccccggggtcgttaaagtggattacttagCTTTTTTTGAAGTAATATTATATCATAAAAGAGCCAATATTAAACGTAAAAATTTACACCTtcgaattttaaacatttttttaatgtgtaaacTTTAAGCGGTATTtctcgaaaacggtgcatttgATCTAAATTCCTGTAATTtactatttgattttaaatttaattttagattaaaaaagtgaaattcctatttgaaaaaaaaacctttttcaaaaaattttagcgCTCCGGCAAAAAGTTTGTCCGTACAAATCTATGGCTCAAAACGAACACAACAATAATAATCTTCATAATACTAATGTTTtactttgttaaaaaaataccaatttaaaAATCGACGACATAAATTTTCTGtgtgctaaaaaaatcttcttttcagcactgatattgatgttgaaaagtagaacttttcagtacttttttttaaaagtaatacttttcagtattgttttgatttaaacgatgtattgactacacagtaaaaacaatcatgttttatttatttatttgcgtttCAGGACcacttaattaaaaatcatggtaatatttcatctgggaaggggtacatctatgaaaaggtgtaattttgccacttttctgatgtaatttaactttttcagtctaaattgaggtaaaattacatcctaTAGGAGgtaaccttccaaatttacataaatttttactgtttttttacaTGGAAACTTGACTtataattcaattcaaaaggtgtttacggaattgcaaaaaaatgttgtatggaactcgttgcaaaagttaatttttgtgctgaaaaaaatactttttgcaactatttgccTAAACTACTGGATATAACTACTGAAGGactcaaaaaaatctgtatatcaaattaaaaaaatcgatgctTAATGTTGTCATACTTTTTAGCTGTGTTTTGCCAATTATTATGGTCAAACCATGACTGTGAATATTAACTAACAATAATAAAATCTCAATTGACATTGGTATAAGTAAAGCAAGCTTCTCGAAACATGTCAGTCTGTACTCCAACTTGTCACACAAATCCGTCCCAGAATGAAATCTTTCTTTTCCATTTTTCTTCTAATGTTCATAACAAAATTCACTTCAAGTACTTTGGAAGAACCCCTGAATGCGTGCAACGGCCGGATTATCGGAGGCTACCAAGCGGACATCTCGCAGATTCCTTTTCAGGTAGCACTGAATTTAAATCGTGGTCCCAAGTGTGGAGGATCGTTGATATCCAGTCGCTGGGTTCTTACGGCAGCCCATTGCGTACAAAGAGTAAAGGATACGGATGAGCTTCAAGTGAGGATCAACTCCACGTACGGGTTGGCACATGGCCGCGTAGTTGACATTGAATCATTTGTAATGCATCCAAAGTACAACCCATTATCGATTGACTATGATTTTGCACTTTTGGAGCTTGAAGAGGAGATCGAACTGGGTGAGGAGTTTTACGCTGCGGAATTGCCCAAACAGGATGAACCGGTCGAGGACGGAACATGTCTGCAGGTTTCCGGCTGGGGTAAAACGGAGAACGAAGATTACGGTTCTGAAGATTTACGGCTAATCAATATTCCGGTTGTGAATTGGGAGAAGTGTCGCAAAACGTTCAGAAAAATTAACTATCTGTCCAAACAGATGATCTGTGCTGGTGGCAAACAAATTTCGGCTTGCCATGGAGATTCCG harbors:
- the LOC120415211 gene encoding trypsin 5G1-like: MKSFFSIFLLMFITKFTSSTLEEPLNACNGRIIGGYQADISQIPFQVALNLNRGPKCGGSLISSRWVLTAAHCVQRVKDTDELQVRINSTYGLAHGRVVDIESFVMHPKYNPLSIDYDFALLELEEEIELGEEFYAAELPKQDEPVEDGTCLQVSGWGKTENEDYGSEDLRLINIPVVNWEKCRKTFRKINYLSKQMICAGGKQISACHGDSGGPLVVGRKLIGVVSWGNPGVCVGYPGVFAKVSSVRSWIKFVSEV